The following nucleotide sequence is from Aspergillus nidulans FGSC A4 chromosome I.
GAGTCAGTTACTGGGGATACTCAATAGGGAGCTGGTGACTTACAGGAATGTGCCAGCTGAGAACAATAGTAAAACCCCTGTACGCCAGCGTGCACTTGCCTCATCAGTGGTTCCTGACCCTAGTAGATGCACAAACAAGAAAGTCGCCAAGGCGCCAACAGGGGCAGCCAAGCTAAAAACAAACAAATGCGTCCTGGCAGCACGGCTTGAAAGGCCCTGCCTGAGAAGAACTGATGTAAGCCCAAATGACGCGGGGGCCTTGTGAACCATTATGGCTAGAAAGATGATGAAACTAAGTCCAGTGTCGGAAGTAGATGCCCCAAGAGCAATACCATCAGCCGCTGCGTGAATGACTAGACCAGTAGTCGTCGCAAAGCTATGACTGCTTCGTTGGCTGTGCGCGGCAGCCAAAAGGCCCCCATCCCGGGACGGCGATGAATTCCGGCGAAGCCCAGAGCCCAGGTTGTCCAAAGATATGTGATGTGGCGGTCTTTGAGGTTTCGCTGGCGATGCAAATTCGGGAATTTTGTCGATAAGGTACATGAGAATAAACCCACTTATAAGCGCAATGCCTACCCAGGCATGAGGAGAGCTCTCGCCATTATGGTCATGCTCCGATTCGGCGCTTGAGGTGTCCTTGGCTTTCTCGGTAtgcgaatctcgcgcaaggTGGATAATAGGTGTATCGGTAGTGGAAATTTTCGAAAATCCCTCCCATCGTTCTGCCTCGTCGTTTCCAATGGGGAATGTTGTGATAGTAGGGATAACCGATCGTTCATGCAGGAATTGAAGGGGCACAGAGCGGCTGCTGAGGCCTTTGTGTCCAACAGTCATGGCATCGTACAGAGTCTCCACTCCTTCTGGTATAATCACAATAAGAGATGTCCCAACCAAAACTCCCATGCCAAGGGAAGATATCAGTCTCAATTGCGAAGGTGAAAGTTTGAATGCTAACGGCAATGAACCCACGACGAAGGACCTATTGAAAACAAAATCACCAACTGTTTAGCCGGTGTCTGTCAGGCAAGGGTAGCATGTAATGTCAAAACTCACGTAATCGCCATCACAGTGCTCAATGTGAGCAATGTGAAAAGTCCCTCCATGGTCTGCCGTTCGTCCCGTAGCTCGTTTTCTCTCTAAAAGACTCGGGACATCGTGTCGATCGCGGGTATCTGTACGGACAGATCAGTTTAGTGCTTGACCAGTCAGGAGTCAAGCAGTGCAGTAGGTGTGGTCTGCGTATCCCATGTAGAGCCAGGAACGAGCTCGACTTGGGACTGACAATGCCGGAAACGTGGCGTCGGCGAACGGGATCCGCAGCGGGAAAAAAGGCCGCCACCAGGTACGTACACAATAGAGAGCCAGCAATCTACAGCGCGATTGGGAAAAGAGAGCCGGACTTCTTTGATGTGTATTGTGGAAGAATTGGTTCATATAACGGAGCTTGTCTGGTTGATGATTTCTTCTAGGCACGGCGATTTTGCTTTTGGTTGAGTTGTTATTAATAACTCTGTCATATCGGCCCTACCCCGATTGCCGCCGCTTTAAGAACCCTACGTTTTCCAAGGCGAGTAGCTGGCATGGCCCCAATGCATATGGTTGGAAAGCTGTTCATTTAATCTAGAGTAATGCTAAGTCAGTTCTGCTTCTATGGGCTAATCATCTGGCAAGCAATTGGCgataaataataaaaaaaaatggtTGATCAAGTCAATAACTCTGTGTCTGCACCTTCAGGAATTCACGGAGtcgttcttccttctcccGACGAGTTTCTTCTGATGTCAAAGTGCCATATACTTCGTCTGTCTGTCGAACCACTTTCTCTTTGACTTCAGCCACACTCACTTGGCCCAAGCCATCCCATACCTCTTGCATGGTGCCTCCTAGTTTATCCCAAAATGCACGAATGCCACCGACCCCCCCACCTTGTTGGTAACTCTCGAAAATACCATTCCCGGCCCATCTCGGTCCCAAACTGGCCATGAGGATAGTATCGAGATCCTTAGCCGTCACAACGTCTTCTTGGACCAAATGGCAAGCTTCTCTCAGCAGTGCAAAGGCCAGTCGATTTCCCACGAATCCTGGTATCTCTTTCTGGATGACCACTGGACGATGTCTAGATCCGGGAATGGAGAAATACTCGCGCGCAAACTCCACTCTCTCCTGGGCTGTTTCGGGAGATGGCACAATTTCGATCAATGGCATGATATGTGGCGGGTTAAACGGATGAACCACGAGCAAACGGGTCTTGTCATGCAATAGTTGCTGCTGCGCACTCGCCGATATGCCTGAGGTACTAGTCCAGAAATGTGCCGAGACCGGTGCAATAGCCTCAACCTTTTTCCAGATAGTTTGCTTGAATTCGAGATTTTCTGGGCCCTGTTCCTGGACGATGGTCGCGGATGCGCATGCTGTCTCCAGCGATGAGTGAATGTTAAGGCGGCCAGACGAAATTAGGGAAGTCACTTCGATTGGCTGTGACTCGGTCCTTGAGCTAGAGCTGACTAGAAAGATTGGGAGCGTTTTGAGAAGAGCTTCCTCCAGGTCAGGCCGCGTATCGAAGACGTCGACTATGGTGTTGTCACGGGACAGATGGAGAGCAGCCATAGACATTCCTATGGTTCCTAATCCGATAAGAGTGATCCGATGATTAGCGGTGTTCGACATAGTGATTGCCTTGACCAACAGCGTCAGTAGTAAGGAAAATGCTGTAGTCTGATATTCAGTTAATACTTTTCCGTGGTTTACTGTGGTTAACTGGGCAGATGTAGCAGGAGATAtaggaggaggatctctgCCGAGTTAATGATTCAGCCTAACCACAGTACCTAGAAAGCCGAGGTAACAACGAACCATGAACAGATTTTAGCAATACTACGGTTACTACCTGTCCATACTCAATAAGTATCTAATTGCACATAACTCTCAGTGAGCTGGAAAACTATCTCATGGGGCTCAAGATGAAGATTGGCACACTGAATTGAGGACAATGAGAAATGCGCTAATCCTAAAAGGGCTATACCGGTCCCGCGCCCGGCCTTTCGCGCAACGCGATCAGAGACGcgcagagaaagagagcttCAAGACTTGATGAAACATATTCCCCCATCCCCTCTCTCCGCCCAGTTATCCAGTACTCTGACAGAGAGACATCATAATGTCGGCGGAAGGTGAATGTAATCACCCCTTTTTCTTAACTGTCAATCGCTTTCAAACTGATATGTTTGACTTCCACAGGGTCCTGCGACGCCAACGACGCCGTTCAAATCACCATTGTTCATCCCGACCAGCAAAAACCCAAGACGCTTTCTAGCTTTCATCCTCAATTTACATACCCAATTttcggcgaggaggagcgcaTCTTCGGCTACAAGGGATTAATTATCCGGTTGCGGTTCGCGGCGCATAATCTTCGTCCTCATGTCCACGTTTCCTACGATGAGAAATTCACGGCTGTGGACGATGCTGAACCTGTTGATATCATCGGCGCATTGAAAGAGTTTCTTCCTGAAGGTAGACGCCTTTGAAATTTGAAGACGAGATCGCGGCGTTTGTAGATTCGCTAACACGTACAAACCTAGAGGCCTTTTCTTCACTACCCGAGTTCGAAAGTGCTGTTCAAGAGGAGGACGCGAAAGAATTCGTGCCACCGGGCAAGCTGTCCCATAGCTATTCTATTCGCGGGCGGAACTACGAGATCTGGGCAGCGTCCCTTGCGGATCCTCAAGTCCAGCTTTTGCTGAACCGATTTCAGATTATGGTATCATTCTACATCGAGGCTGGAACACCTCTCTCGACAGATGACCCTGAGTGGACATTGGACAGATGGACGGTCTATTTTGTGTATGATGCTGTAGC
It contains:
- a CDS encoding Mn(2+) transporter ATX2 (transcript_id=CADANIAT00006786), coding for MEGLFTLLTLSTVMAITSFVVGSLPLAFKLSPSQLRLISSLGMGVLVGTSLIVIIPEGVETLYDAMTVGHKGLSSRSVPLQFLHERSVIPTITTFPIGNDEAERWEGFSKISTTDTPIIHLARDSHTEKAKDTSSAESEHDHNGESSPHAWVGIALISGFILMYLIDKIPEFASPAKPQRPPHHISLDNLGSGLRRNSSPSRDGGLLAAAHSQRSSHSFATTTGLVIHAAADGIALGASTSDTGLSFIIFLAIMVHKAPASFGLTSVLLRQGLSSRAARTHLFVFSLAAPVGALATFLFVHLLGSGTTDEASARWRTGVLLLFSAGTFLYVAMHTMQENSSTPSRDLPVNGYDAREVAKPEKSTRDLIASVIGMILPLFLQIGHAH
- a CDS encoding uncharacterized protein (transcript_id=CADANIAT00006787); translated protein: MSNTANHRITLIGLGTIGMSMAALHLSRDNTIVDVFDTRPDLEEALLKTLPIFLVSSSSRTESQPIEVTSLISSGRLNIHSSLETACASATIVQEQGPENLEFKQTIWKKVEAIAPVSAHFWTSTSGISASAQQQLLHDKTRLLVVHPFNPPHIMPLIEIVPSPETAQERVEFAREYFSIPGSRHRPVVIQKEIPGFVGNRLAFALLREACHLVQEDVVTAKDLDTILMASLGPRWAGNGIFESYQQGGGVGGIRAFWDKLGGTMQEVWDGLGQVSVAEVKEKVVRQTDEVYGTLTSEETRREKEERLREFLKVQTQSY